ATCTCCCTGGTAACGCCGGTAAGAATGGTCGGTTCCAGGCAATTTCCAATCGCATTGCCACCTGCTGCCACCACAGCACCGAGATTTTTTGCTTCTTCAAGCCATTCCAGTGCCCTATTCAATTCCTTTGTCGTTATCATGGGACCGATATCCGAAGATTTATCAAACGGGTCCCCAACCTTAAGGGCACAGGTCGCCTCGACGAATTTGGCAATAAATTCATCGTAGCGATCTTTATGAACAAAGATACGCTGCACGGAAATGCAGACCTGCCCTGAGTTGGCAAAACTCCCGACGACACATCTCGATACGGCTTTATCCACATCACCGTCTTCTTCGATGATAGTCGGAGAATTTGAGCCAAGCTCCAGGGTCACCCTTTTCAGCCCGCTTCGGGATTTGATTCCACGCCCAACAGGGGGACTGCCGGTAAAGGTGATCATTGCAAGCCGGTTATCCTCCACCAGACGGTTTCCGACAGTCGATCCACTGCCGATCAAGACATTAAGAGCTCCTGCAGGCAAGCCTGCTTCCATCAGCAATTCGGCAAGTTTGAGGGAGGTAAGCGGCGTTTTGGTAGCCGGCTTCAGCACCACGGCATTGCCTGTGGCAATGGCCGGAGCAAGCTTGTGGGCCACCAGGTTCAATGGGAAGTTAAAAGGAGTTATGGCTCCAATAATACCGATAGGAGTCCGGATGTAAAAACCGAAACGCCCTGCAGAAACCGCGGATGCATCCATTGGAACAATTTCACCATGGCTTGCCTTTGCCTCGATGGCTGCAAACTTGAAAGTCTCTGCACTTCGTTCGGCCTCGGCGACAGCATATTTCCAAGACTTTCCGGCTTCCCGTGCGATTATACCGGCAATCTCATCCTTGTCCCGAAGAATTAATTCAGCAGTTTTCTCAAGAATATCGGACCTTTTATGGGCAGGCATAGCGGAAATCCGCTCGAAGCCCTTAGCGGCAGCAATGATGGCAGCCTCTACATCTTCAGCAGTTGCCTCGGGGACCAACCCTATCAATGAATCATCAAACGGATTGATCACCTCTATGCCAGAACGGTCATCCCCCAGCCATTCTCCGTCAATAAGCATTCTATAACGTTTGGCCATTAGCCCCTCCTCCATCGTTAACCCTTGTAAATATTCGCCGAATATATTACATTGGCAACCAATTATCAACTGATAACAAGGAAACCACCGTGAACAACTCCAAACTTTCCGCTGCTGAAAAGAAGTCTCTCCTGAAAATAGCAAGGGTTACCATTAACGAATATATAACCGATGGCAAAATATCCAGGCTCGAAATATCGGACAAGGGTCTCCTCACACAGGCCGGATGCTTCGTCAGCATAAAAGCGAAAGGAACATTGCGCGGTTGCATTGGTAATTTTATCTCTGATAAGCCACTGTTTCAACTGGTGCAGGAAATGGCCGTTTCTGCCGCAACCCGCGATCCACGCTTTTACCCCATGAAAGAGGAAGACCTGGCCGATTACGATCTGGAGATCTCGGTGCTCTCCCCATTACAAAAGATCTCCTCCACAGAAGAGATTGAAGTGGGAAAACATGGTCTATATATAGAAAAGAACTTTTCCCGTGGCGTGCTGCTACCCCAGGTTGCAGTTGAGTTCGGCTGGGATCGCGAAACCTTTCTCCGGCAGACCTGCCTCAAAGCAGGACTAAAACAGGAAGGCTGGAAAGAGGGAACAGATATTTACATCTTCAGCGCCGAAGTATTCAGCGAAAAAGATGCATAAAGAAGCTTTTGCAGCCATGGTTCGCCTCTGATTGCAATGATTCAATCATAATAAAAGGGAGATGCCGAAGCATCTCCCTTTTTTTGCAACCATATCTGCAATCGGTTTAGAACTTGCGACCACCTTCAGCAGCCCACTTCTCGAGCATGTCGGTAGTAACAGATTTCGGACGCTCGATTGCATAGCCGAGACCACGGTCCCAAGTGATGTTCGCCATGCAGCCAAGAGCGCGACCAACACCGAAAAGAACAGTGTAGAAGTCCCACTCCTTGACGCCGTAGTACCACTGGATAACGCCGGACTGTGCATCGACGTTCGGCCAAGGATTTTTGGTTTTACCGTGCTCGGTAAGAACACCGGGGGCGGTTTCAAAGATCATGGCTACCAGTTTGAACAGCGGATCGTCTTTCAGGCCCGGGGTGTTGAGGCAGAACTCACGCTGTGCTGTATAACGGGGGTCGGTTTTGCGGAGAACGGCATGACCATATCCCGGAACGACCTGGCCTGCATTGAGTGTATCCCAAAGGGCCTTGGTAACGTTTTCTTTGGTGGGTTCGGCACCATTGAGCTTTTTCTGGAATTCCATGATCCAACCGAGAACTTCCTGGTTGGCAAGGCCGTGGAGCGGGCCGGCAAGACCGTTGAGGCCTGCAGAATATGCATAATAAGGATCGGACAGAGCTGAATGAACAAGGTGAGTCGTGTGGGCAGAGACATTGCCGGACTCATGGTCGGAATGGAGAATGAAGTACATACGGGCAACGTCTTTATACTGGTCACTCTGGCCGATCATATGGGCGAAGTTGGCACCCATGTCGAGTTTCGGATCGATAGCGATCTGCTTGTCACCCTTGTACTTCAGGTTATAAATGAATGCAGCAACAATGGGGATACGGGCAACGATGTCGCTGGCATCCTCATACACGCTTTCCCAAGCTACCATTTTGTTGAACTTGCCTGAGTTGTAGAAAGCTGCAAATTTGGAATCCTTCTGCATGGCCATAATACCAACAGAAAGCATTACCATGGGGTGACTGTCTCT
This region of Geotalea daltonii FRC-32 genomic DNA includes:
- a CDS encoding aldehyde dehydrogenase family protein — encoded protein: MAKRYRMLIDGEWLGDDRSGIEVINPFDDSLIGLVPEATAEDVEAAIIAAAKGFERISAMPAHKRSDILEKTAELILRDKDEIAGIIAREAGKSWKYAVAEAERSAETFKFAAIEAKASHGEIVPMDASAVSAGRFGFYIRTPIGIIGAITPFNFPLNLVAHKLAPAIATGNAVVLKPATKTPLTSLKLAELLMEAGLPAGALNVLIGSGSTVGNRLVEDNRLAMITFTGSPPVGRGIKSRSGLKRVTLELGSNSPTIIEEDGDVDKAVSRCVVGSFANSGQVCISVQRIFVHKDRYDEFIAKFVEATCALKVGDPFDKSSDIGPMITTKELNRALEWLEEAKNLGAVVAAGGNAIGNCLEPTILTGVTREMKVMCSEVFAPIVSVLPYDTFDEALEMADDSVYGLQAGIYTRDINKAFKAIKKLDVGGVIINDVPTFRVDHMPYGGNKESGLGREGLKYAMEEMTNIKMVCINL
- the amrA gene encoding AmmeMemoRadiSam system protein A, which gives rise to MNNSKLSAAEKKSLLKIARVTINEYITDGKISRLEISDKGLLTQAGCFVSIKAKGTLRGCIGNFISDKPLFQLVQEMAVSAATRDPRFYPMKEEDLADYDLEISVLSPLQKISSTEEIEVGKHGLYIEKNFSRGVLLPQVAVEFGWDRETFLRQTCLKAGLKQEGWKEGTDIYIFSAEVFSEKDA
- a CDS encoding citrate (Si)-synthase — translated: MALKDTLKQKIEAHRPRTTRLTKEFGKVIIDQVTIDQCIGGARDIRSLVTDISYLDPQEGIRFRGKTIPETFEALPKAAGSAYPTVESFWYFLLTGDVPTQAQVDEVVAEWKTRQNVPSYVFDAIRALPRDSHPMVMLSVGIMAMQKDSKFAAFYNSGKFNKMVAWESVYEDASDIVARIPIVAAFIYNLKYKGDKQIAIDPKLDMGANFAHMIGQSDQYKDVARMYFILHSDHESGNVSAHTTHLVHSALSDPYYAYSAGLNGLAGPLHGLANQEVLGWIMEFQKKLNGAEPTKENVTKALWDTLNAGQVVPGYGHAVLRKTDPRYTAQREFCLNTPGLKDDPLFKLVAMIFETAPGVLTEHGKTKNPWPNVDAQSGVIQWYYGVKEWDFYTVLFGVGRALGCMANITWDRGLGYAIERPKSVTTDMLEKWAAEGGRKF